Proteins from one Pseudomonas grandcourensis genomic window:
- a CDS encoding class II aldolase/adducin family protein — protein MTVAPVQSPPSVKDQVSAAEWQTRVDLAACYRLVAQHGWDDLIFTHISAKVPGTEDFLINPFGLMFHEITASSLVKVDQAGNKLMDSPYEINPAGYTIHSAVHEVRHDVVCVLHTHTASGVAVSAQKQGVLPISQQSLFVLSSLAYHAYEGVALNHEEKVRLQADLGENNFLMLHNHGLLTCGSTIADTFLMMFTFQRACDIQVMAQNGAAELIAIEPQILAGAKAMIAGVTRSAQGMGGALAWPALLRKLDKLDPGYKL, from the coding sequence GTGACCGTCGCTCCCGTCCAATCGCCACCCAGTGTCAAAGACCAGGTCAGTGCTGCCGAGTGGCAGACGCGCGTCGACCTGGCAGCCTGTTATCGCTTGGTCGCCCAGCATGGCTGGGATGACCTGATCTTCACCCATATCTCCGCCAAGGTGCCCGGCACCGAAGATTTCCTGATCAACCCGTTCGGGTTGATGTTTCACGAAATCACCGCGTCGAGCCTGGTCAAGGTCGATCAGGCCGGCAACAAGTTGATGGACAGTCCTTACGAGATCAATCCGGCGGGTTACACCATCCACAGTGCCGTGCATGAAGTTCGTCACGATGTCGTCTGCGTGCTCCATACCCACACGGCTTCGGGGGTTGCAGTGTCGGCACAGAAGCAGGGCGTTCTGCCGATCAGCCAACAGTCGTTGTTCGTGCTTTCCAGCCTGGCGTACCACGCCTACGAAGGCGTGGCGCTCAACCATGAAGAGAAAGTGCGGCTGCAGGCCGACCTCGGTGAAAACAATTTCCTGATGTTGCACAACCACGGTTTGCTGACCTGCGGCAGCACCATCGCCGATACGTTCCTGATGATGTTCACCTTTCAACGTGCCTGCGACATTCAGGTCATGGCACAAAACGGTGCCGCTGAACTGATCGCCATCGAACCGCAGATTCTGGCCGGCGCCAAAGCCATGATCGCGGGTGTCACCCGAAGTGCTCAAGGAATGGGCGGAGCGCTGGCCTGGCCGGCGTTGCTGCGCAAACTCGATAAACTGGACCCGGGTTATAAACTCTAA
- a CDS encoding alpha/beta hydrolase gives MELAEIPLCVWRKRSQTFVFRGRSIRYWTAGQGEPLLLIHGFPSASWDWHYLWQPLTQRFRVIACDMLGFGDSAKPVNHDYSLLEQADLQQALLEHLKIEQPLHLLAHDYGDSVAQELLARHYESRLELASCVFLNGGLFPETHHPLLMQKLLLSPLGWMIGRAFSRDGLVRSFRQIFGPQTRPSESQMDDFWSLVESQRGPRIMHKLIAYIPERRVWRDRWVSAMQRGEVPLRVIDGGVDPVSGVHMVERYRELIPDADTVVLPDIGHYPQIEAPGEVLKHYLAFRDQLLLPPRKVACS, from the coding sequence ATGGAACTCGCCGAGATCCCCCTGTGTGTCTGGCGCAAACGCAGCCAGACGTTCGTGTTCCGTGGTCGGAGCATCCGTTACTGGACAGCCGGGCAGGGTGAGCCACTGCTGCTCATTCACGGCTTTCCGTCCGCCAGTTGGGACTGGCATTACCTGTGGCAGCCATTGACCCAGCGTTTTCGCGTGATCGCTTGCGACATGCTGGGCTTCGGCGATTCGGCCAAACCGGTGAATCACGATTACAGCCTGCTGGAACAAGCGGATCTGCAACAGGCACTGCTTGAACACCTGAAAATCGAACAGCCGTTGCACCTGCTCGCCCACGACTATGGCGACAGCGTGGCCCAGGAACTGCTGGCCCGGCATTACGAATCGCGGCTGGAACTGGCCAGTTGCGTGTTTCTCAACGGCGGGCTGTTTCCGGAAACCCACCACCCGCTACTGATGCAAAAACTCTTGCTCAGCCCTTTGGGCTGGATGATTGGTCGCGCCTTCAGTCGCGACGGACTGGTGAGAAGCTTTCGGCAGATATTCGGTCCGCAAACCCGTCCCAGTGAAAGCCAGATGGATGACTTCTGGAGCCTGGTCGAAAGCCAGCGCGGGCCACGGATCATGCACAAATTGATCGCCTACATCCCGGAGCGACGCGTCTGGCGCGACCGCTGGGTGAGCGCGATGCAACGCGGTGAAGTGCCGCTGCGAGTGATCGATGGCGGAGTGGATCCGGTCTCCGGCGTGCACATGGTCGAGCGTTACCGGGAGCTGATCCCGGATGCGGATACGGTGGTGTTGCCGGACATTGGCCACTACCCGCAGATCGAGGCCCCTGGCGAGGTGCTCAAGCACTACCTGGCGTTTCGCGATCAACTGCTGTTGCCGCCGCGCAAGGTGGCGTGCTCCTGA
- a CDS encoding SDR family oxidoreductase — protein MNESVRFEDKVVIITGAGGGLGRAHALLFAKQGARVLVNDLGGSAQGEGANASAAARVVAEIREAGGIAEANHDSVTDGDKLVQHALDVFGRVDVVVNNAGILRDKTFHKMDDADWDLVYRVHVEGAYKVTRAAWPHMREQNYGRVIFTASTSGIYGNFGQSNYGMAKLGLYGLTRTLAIEGRKNNILVNAIAPTGGTRMTEGLIPPQVFEQLKPELVSPLVVYLASENCQETSGLFEVGGGWMGKVRWERSLGIGFDPRAGFSPEDVAAHWQQICDFEGAAHPKDNIEALKEMMGNLQKYSL, from the coding sequence ATGAATGAGTCTGTGCGCTTCGAAGATAAAGTCGTGATCATCACCGGAGCCGGTGGCGGCCTGGGACGGGCGCATGCACTGTTGTTCGCCAAACAGGGCGCCAGGGTGCTGGTTAACGATCTTGGCGGCTCGGCCCAAGGCGAAGGCGCCAATGCCTCGGCCGCCGCCCGTGTGGTCGCGGAGATTCGCGAGGCCGGCGGCATCGCCGAGGCCAACCACGACTCGGTCACCGACGGTGACAAACTGGTCCAGCACGCCCTGGACGTCTTCGGTCGCGTCGACGTGGTGGTCAACAACGCCGGGATCCTGCGTGACAAGACCTTCCACAAAATGGATGACGCCGACTGGGACCTGGTTTACCGCGTCCACGTCGAAGGTGCCTACAAAGTCACCCGCGCCGCCTGGCCGCACATGCGCGAGCAGAACTACGGGCGGGTGATTTTCACCGCGTCGACCTCGGGCATCTATGGCAACTTCGGCCAGTCCAACTACGGCATGGCCAAGCTCGGTCTCTACGGCCTGACCCGCACCCTGGCCATCGAAGGCCGCAAGAACAACATCCTGGTCAACGCCATCGCCCCCACCGGCGGCACCCGCATGACCGAAGGCCTGATCCCGCCGCAAGTCTTCGAACAGCTCAAGCCGGAACTGGTCAGCCCGCTGGTGGTGTACCTGGCCAGCGAGAACTGCCAGGAAACCTCCGGTCTGTTCGAAGTCGGTGGCGGCTGGATGGGCAAGGTCCGCTGGGAGCGCAGCCTCGGCATCGGCTTCGATCCACGGGCCGGTTTCTCCCCGGAAGACGTGGCCGCACACTGGCAGCAGATTTGCGACTTCGAGGGCGCGGCGCATCCGAAGGACAACATCGAAGCGCTGAAGGAAATGATGGGAAACCTGCAGAAATATTCGCTCTGA
- a CDS encoding N-acetylmuramoyl-L-alanine amidase, whose protein sequence is MKPIKYNHYRSTRSFNSRIRFLILHYTAADFASSVSALTGPNVSAHYLVPDITDPSYLKAGHTGQEVFNLVDETHRAWHAGVSQWGSRGNLNDTSIGIEVVNLATDNKGDFTFPPYHPEQIAAIEQLALNILMRYPDITPTQVLGHSDVSIGRKSDPGPMFPWRELYLKGVGAWFDESTRDEYLRQYNTAGVPARSELLGLFKSYGYDVSGASTDGGFQQLVRAFQMHFRPENLDGKMDTQTAANLKALVVKYFPG, encoded by the coding sequence ATGAAACCCATCAAATACAACCATTATCGCTCAACCCGAAGCTTCAACAGTCGAATACGCTTTCTGATTCTTCACTACACGGCCGCTGACTTTGCGAGCTCTGTCAGTGCCCTGACCGGCCCGAATGTCAGCGCGCACTATCTGGTTCCGGACATCACCGACCCCAGCTACCTCAAAGCCGGCCATACCGGGCAGGAAGTGTTCAACCTGGTGGATGAAACCCATCGCGCATGGCACGCGGGTGTCAGTCAGTGGGGCAGCCGCGGCAATCTGAACGACACGTCCATCGGCATTGAAGTCGTCAACCTGGCGACCGACAACAAAGGTGACTTCACCTTCCCGCCGTATCACCCCGAGCAGATTGCTGCGATTGAGCAACTGGCGCTGAATATCCTCATGCGCTACCCGGATATCACGCCGACCCAGGTGTTGGGCCACTCCGATGTTTCGATCGGCCGCAAAAGTGACCCGGGACCGATGTTTCCCTGGCGAGAGCTTTACTTGAAAGGTGTCGGTGCCTGGTTCGATGAAAGCACTCGGGACGAGTATCTGCGCCAATACAACACAGCAGGGGTTCCAGCCCGAAGCGAATTGCTGGGGCTGTTCAAATCCTATGGATACGATGTTTCGGGCGCGTCAACGGACGGCGGTTTTCAACAGTTGGTGCGGGCATTCCAGATGCATTTTCGTCCGGAAAACCTCGATGGAAAAATGGACACGCAAACAGCCGCCAACCTGAAGGCGCTGGTAGTCAAATACTTTCCAGGCTGA
- a CDS encoding PAS domain S-box protein — MINAQLLQMVINASNDGIVIAEKEGDQDKILIYVNPAFERLTGYSSEEILYQDCRFLQSGDRDQEALPLIRDALNSEGSCREILRNYRKDGTPFWNELSLSTVKNPADGQTYFVGVQKDVTVQVKAQQRVAQLEGQLAELQAELAALKATNGVNETQN; from the coding sequence ATGATTAATGCACAACTGCTGCAAATGGTGATCAACGCCTCCAACGACGGTATCGTGATTGCCGAAAAGGAAGGCGATCAGGACAAAATCCTCATTTACGTCAACCCCGCGTTCGAACGCCTGACGGGGTACTCCAGCGAAGAAATCCTCTATCAGGATTGTCGTTTCCTGCAGTCGGGGGACCGCGATCAGGAAGCCCTGCCGCTGATTCGCGATGCATTGAACAGTGAAGGATCCTGCCGGGAAATACTGCGCAACTACCGCAAGGACGGCACACCGTTCTGGAACGAGCTGTCTCTTTCAACGGTGAAAAATCCGGCGGACGGCCAAACCTATTTTGTCGGTGTGCAGAAAGACGTCACCGTGCAGGTCAAGGCGCAACAGCGCGTGGCACAGCTGGAGGGGCAGTTGGCTGAACTCCAGGCCGAGCTTGCCGCACTCAAGGCGACGAACGGCGTAAACGAAACTCAGAATTAA
- a CDS encoding LuxR C-terminal-related transcriptional regulator yields MTAMTHCLDRPGFLPRLSSHHLSRERLIEPMLVSTARVKLLCAPAGSGKSALFTECLLRAPEHARVCWLPLAGEPLSAADFLLRLTQALGLPSMEEPGLLAHLARLQAPTWLFLDDYCRAPSPELDRMLDRLLAVASPALTWWLSSRRRPPCNWPRLLLDDELYECEGRTLAFTEAEVGQLLGHLEPTLAAQTAKKVVQRSGGWCAGVRIALLNGCPWSGEQGRSATLLDYLQHELFNTLPSELVEVWKVLVHLPRFNASLCEHLFGTGEGAQWLHALQDMGCFIEPWEDSVEWLRIFEPLAREMREEPTPAGRSWHRRACQWFSAEEDWQGAFEQALLAQEHEVAVSLMQHFSFEHLFKRQNVSWLLKLHEQLGEQLTLGTPQRVGLITAALLFAGRFEQAAACIGQLSRFAPQPTASLQRQLLARWQAQQGWLLHLQGRLPAARAHFIEALDELTAEAWPARLLCLSGLTQQALLNADLDAAQAFNRDALCLARAQGSLLFEGLLELDHAQLLEQRGAPRRAGQLLTDIHEMLGRQADRPTPLLGRIALRRGRLALCQGQDELAGECFQAGLDYCLHSQDKHVLYGFLGQAQLAANQRDYAHAFDRLREAERLMQQRQIPDTVYRGVLLQISSHFWLQQGRPELAREALTRVLRHYRGAHARQAPPATLQLIARIEYQLVLAETQLHQAQRPLDRLRALLEHAQRHAMLALETELQLAICEVADLTGEPGVAQAALEAGLALVKRCQGQQALRDLNLRQPNLICRLQGEETVSARTLDASLLSSRELEVLGLIAQGNSNQQIAEQLFISLHTVKTHARRIHSKLGVERRTQAVAMAKKLGLIMQVW; encoded by the coding sequence ATGACTGCAATGACGCACTGTCTGGACCGCCCTGGCTTCCTGCCCCGACTGTCGTCCCATCATCTGTCCCGCGAGCGGCTGATCGAGCCCATGCTGGTCTCGACCGCGCGGGTGAAGTTGCTTTGCGCACCGGCCGGTAGTGGCAAGAGCGCGTTGTTCACCGAATGCCTGCTGCGGGCGCCGGAGCACGCTCGGGTCTGTTGGCTGCCGCTGGCGGGGGAGCCGTTGAGTGCGGCCGATTTTCTGTTGCGCCTGACGCAAGCGCTGGGTCTGCCCTCGATGGAGGAGCCTGGGCTGCTGGCACATCTGGCCCGATTGCAGGCGCCGACCTGGCTGTTTCTCGATGATTACTGCCGGGCGCCCAGTCCGGAACTCGACCGGATGCTCGATCGCCTGCTGGCCGTCGCCAGCCCGGCGCTGACCTGGTGGCTGAGTTCCCGTCGACGACCGCCCTGCAACTGGCCGCGGCTGCTGCTCGATGATGAGTTGTACGAGTGCGAAGGCCGGACGCTGGCGTTTACTGAGGCCGAGGTCGGGCAATTGCTCGGCCATCTCGAGCCGACCCTGGCGGCACAAACCGCCAAAAAGGTGGTTCAGCGTAGCGGAGGCTGGTGCGCTGGCGTGCGGATCGCGTTGCTCAATGGTTGTCCGTGGTCGGGTGAGCAGGGGCGTTCGGCGACATTACTCGATTATCTGCAACACGAGTTGTTCAACACCTTACCGTCGGAGTTGGTTGAGGTCTGGAAGGTGCTGGTTCATCTGCCACGGTTCAACGCCAGCCTGTGCGAGCATCTTTTCGGTACGGGTGAGGGCGCGCAGTGGCTGCACGCCTTGCAGGACATGGGCTGCTTCATTGAACCCTGGGAAGACTCCGTCGAGTGGTTGCGGATCTTCGAGCCACTGGCCCGGGAGATGCGTGAAGAACCGACCCCGGCCGGGCGATCCTGGCATCGCCGTGCGTGCCAATGGTTCAGCGCCGAAGAGGACTGGCAGGGCGCCTTCGAGCAGGCGTTGCTGGCGCAAGAGCACGAAGTCGCGGTCAGCCTGATGCAACACTTCAGTTTCGAGCATCTGTTCAAACGTCAGAACGTCAGCTGGTTACTCAAACTGCATGAGCAGTTGGGTGAACAGTTGACCCTGGGCACGCCGCAACGGGTGGGGTTGATCACCGCGGCGTTGCTGTTTGCAGGGCGTTTCGAGCAGGCGGCTGCCTGCATTGGGCAACTGTCCCGATTTGCCCCGCAACCGACGGCATCCTTGCAACGGCAACTGCTGGCGCGTTGGCAGGCGCAACAGGGGTGGTTGCTGCATTTGCAGGGGCGCCTGCCGGCGGCAAGGGCGCATTTTATCGAGGCACTGGACGAGCTGACGGCCGAGGCGTGGCCCGCACGGTTGCTGTGTCTGTCCGGGTTGACCCAGCAAGCGCTGCTCAACGCCGACCTCGATGCCGCCCAGGCCTTCAATCGTGACGCCCTGTGCCTGGCGCGGGCACAAGGCTCGTTGCTGTTTGAAGGCTTGCTCGAACTCGATCATGCACAACTGCTGGAGCAGCGTGGTGCACCCCGTCGAGCCGGGCAGTTGCTGACCGACATCCATGAAATGCTTGGACGGCAGGCTGATCGACCGACGCCGCTGCTGGGACGAATCGCCCTGCGGCGTGGGCGGTTGGCCTTGTGCCAGGGCCAGGACGAACTGGCCGGCGAATGTTTCCAGGCGGGCCTTGATTACTGCCTGCACAGTCAGGACAAACACGTGTTGTACGGATTTTTGGGGCAGGCGCAATTGGCGGCCAATCAACGCGACTACGCCCATGCGTTTGATCGTCTGCGCGAGGCCGAACGGTTGATGCAGCAACGGCAGATCCCCGACACGGTGTATCGCGGGGTGCTGCTGCAAATCAGCAGTCATTTCTGGCTGCAACAAGGGCGCCCGGAGTTGGCTCGGGAAGCGCTGACCCGGGTCTTGCGTCATTACCGCGGGGCCCACGCGCGCCAGGCACCGCCGGCCACGCTGCAACTGATTGCGCGTATCGAATACCAGTTGGTGTTGGCCGAGACTCAACTGCACCAGGCGCAACGTCCACTGGATCGACTCAGGGCGTTACTCGAACACGCGCAACGACACGCCATGCTGGCACTGGAAACGGAACTGCAATTGGCTATCTGCGAAGTGGCGGACCTGACGGGTGAGCCGGGCGTGGCTCAGGCAGCGCTGGAGGCCGGGCTCGCGTTGGTCAAGCGTTGTCAGGGGCAACAGGCATTGCGTGATTTGAACTTGCGCCAGCCGAACCTGATCTGTCGTTTACAAGGCGAGGAGACAGTGAGCGCGCGGACACTGGATGCCAGCCTTCTGAGCAGTCGGGAACTGGAAGTGCTCGGCCTGATTGCCCAGGGCAATTCCAATCAGCAAATTGCCGAGCAGTTGTTCATTTCGCTGCATACGGTGAAAACCCATGCCCGGCGCATTCACAGTAAGTTGGGTGTGGAACGGCGTACACAGGCAGTTGCCATGGCGAAGAAGTTGGGGTTGATAATGCAAGTCTGGTAG
- a CDS encoding flavodoxin, which yields MKVAIISGSVYGTAEEVARHAASLLKAAGFETWHNPRATLADVQAFGPEAFLAVTSTTGMGELPDNLQPLYSTIRDQLPAAWRGLPGAVIGLGDASYGDTFCGGGEQMRELFGELGIREVLPMLRLDASESVTPETDAEPWLADLINALRD from the coding sequence ATGAAAGTCGCCATCATTTCCGGCTCGGTGTACGGCACGGCCGAAGAAGTTGCCCGCCACGCCGCCAGCCTGTTGAAAGCCGCCGGTTTCGAAACCTGGCACAACCCGCGTGCGACCCTCGCCGACGTCCAGGCGTTTGGCCCCGAAGCCTTTCTGGCGGTGACCTCGACCACCGGCATGGGTGAGCTGCCGGACAACCTGCAACCGCTGTATTCGACCATTCGAGACCAATTGCCAGCGGCCTGGCGCGGTTTGCCGGGCGCGGTGATCGGATTGGGCGATGCGAGCTATGGCGATACTTTTTGTGGCGGCGGCGAACAGATGCGCGAATTATTCGGTGAACTGGGCATTCGTGAAGTACTGCCGATGTTGCGCCTGGATGCCAGCGAGAGCGTGACCCCAGAGACAGACGCAGAGCCTTGGCTGGCGGACCTGATCAACGCACTGCGCGACTGA
- a CDS encoding DUF1302 domain-containing protein has translation MTKTTMRAIFTPQALAAAVALGCCAQAQAISFNIGEIEGTFDSSLSVGASWGMRDADSALVGTVNGGSGQSSTGDDGRLNFKKGETFSKIFKGIHDLELKYGDTGAFVRGKYWYDFELKDESRPFKDISDHNRKEGAKSSGGQILDAFVYHNYSLADLPGTVRAGKQVVSWGESTFIGNSINSINPVDVSAFRRPGAEIKEGLIPVNMLFASQGLTEKLTVEGFYQLEWDQTVVDNCGTFFGVDVVADGCNKGYTVANPAIAPLQPIAAAFGQGFEVSKEGVIVPRGGDRDARDSGQWGTALRWLGDDTEYGLYFMNYHSRSPNVGTTTAGLSTLASIPGIVAAANRIAPGSGSGLAQSVMLGRGQYYLEYPEDIRLYGASFATTLSTGTAWSGEISYRPNLPVQVNTNDLTLAMLNPIAGGAASPIATSPGADNKGYRRKEVTQVQSTLTHFIDQVAGADRLTLVGEAAVVRVGGLESRTKLRYGRDSVYGQYGFGGDTDGFVTSTSWGYRGRAILDYNNLIAGINVRPNLSWSHDVSGYGPNGLFNEGAKAISLGVDADYRNTYTASLSYTDFFGGDYNVLTDRDFVALSFGVNF, from the coding sequence ATGACAAAAACAACAATGCGCGCCATCTTCACACCGCAGGCACTGGCGGCTGCGGTCGCCTTGGGTTGCTGTGCCCAGGCGCAGGCCATTTCGTTCAACATCGGGGAAATCGAGGGGACGTTCGACTCCTCGCTGTCGGTCGGCGCGAGCTGGGGCATGCGTGATGCGGATAGCGCGCTGGTGGGCACCGTCAACGGTGGTTCCGGCCAGTCTTCGACCGGTGACGACGGGCGATTGAACTTCAAGAAGGGTGAAACCTTCTCGAAGATCTTCAAGGGTATTCACGATCTCGAGCTGAAGTACGGCGACACCGGTGCGTTTGTGCGTGGCAAGTACTGGTACGACTTTGAACTCAAGGATGAAAGCCGCCCATTCAAGGACATCAGCGATCACAATCGCAAAGAGGGCGCCAAGTCTTCAGGCGGACAAATCCTCGATGCTTTCGTCTATCACAACTACTCCCTCGCCGATTTGCCGGGCACGGTCCGCGCCGGCAAGCAGGTGGTCAGTTGGGGCGAGAGCACCTTCATAGGCAACTCGATCAACAGCATCAATCCGGTCGACGTGTCCGCGTTCCGTCGTCCTGGCGCCGAGATCAAGGAGGGCCTGATCCCGGTCAACATGCTGTTCGCCTCCCAGGGCCTGACGGAGAAGTTGACCGTGGAAGGCTTCTATCAGCTGGAATGGGACCAGACGGTCGTCGATAACTGCGGCACATTCTTTGGTGTCGATGTGGTGGCGGACGGTTGCAACAAGGGTTACACCGTGGCCAATCCGGCCATTGCACCCTTGCAGCCGATTGCGGCTGCCTTTGGCCAGGGCTTTGAAGTCAGCAAGGAGGGGGTGATCGTTCCCCGTGGTGGCGACCGCGATGCCCGGGATTCCGGGCAGTGGGGTACGGCGTTGCGCTGGCTGGGGGACGACACCGAATACGGCCTGTACTTCATGAACTACCACAGCCGTTCGCCGAATGTCGGGACCACCACCGCTGGCCTCAGTACGCTGGCGAGCATTCCGGGGATCGTTGCCGCCGCCAACCGCATCGCCCCCGGCAGCGGTTCGGGTCTGGCCCAAAGCGTGATGCTCGGTCGCGGCCAGTATTACCTCGAATACCCGGAGGACATCCGCCTCTATGGCGCGAGCTTCGCCACCACCTTATCCACCGGCACCGCGTGGAGCGGGGAAATCAGCTACCGCCCCAACCTCCCGGTGCAGGTCAACACCAATGACCTGACCCTGGCCATGCTCAATCCGATCGCGGGCGGTGCGGCATCGCCCATCGCCACGTCACCCGGGGCTGACAACAAGGGGTATCGCCGCAAGGAGGTGACGCAGGTCCAGAGCACCCTGACGCACTTCATCGATCAGGTAGCCGGTGCGGATCGCCTGACCCTGGTGGGCGAGGCGGCGGTGGTCCGGGTCGGTGGTCTGGAGTCGCGTACCAAACTGCGCTACGGCCGCGACTCGGTGTATGGCCAGTATGGTTTCGGCGGCGATACCGACGGCTTCGTGACCTCGACTTCATGGGGTTATCGCGGCCGGGCCATCCTCGACTACAACAACCTCATCGCCGGGATCAACGTCAGGCCCAACCTCTCGTGGTCCCACGACGTCTCCGGCTATGGCCCCAACGGTCTGTTCAACGAAGGCGCCAAGGCCATCAGCCTCGGTGTCGATGCGGACTATCGCAACACCTATACCGCGAGCCTCAGTTACACCGACTTTTTCGGCGGGGACTACAACGTCCTCACCGACCGTGACTTCGTGGCGTTGAGCTTTGGTGTGAACTTCTGA
- a CDS encoding IclR family transcriptional regulator, producing the protein MEKTSDSNGKQKVRSAEVGTDILKALAELSPSTSLSRLAEHVQMPASKVHRYLQALIASGFAEQNAATNHYGLGREALRVGLAALNSMDVLKVAALPLAELRDDLNETCFLAVWGNQGATVVHIEPAVRAVTVVTQLGSVLPLLSSSTGLVFGAYLPARETVDLREQELKNVAAHALADDQAYATMSEQIRHRGLHHVHGLLMPGVDALSAPVFNAMGRITAVLTVVGPTSLFHADENGPAAQRLLAATQAISWRMGYESP; encoded by the coding sequence ATGGAAAAGACCAGCGACAGCAACGGCAAACAGAAAGTCCGCTCAGCCGAGGTTGGTACCGACATCCTCAAGGCTCTGGCCGAGTTGTCGCCCTCGACTTCGCTGTCGCGCCTGGCCGAACACGTGCAGATGCCGGCGAGCAAGGTTCACCGCTATTTGCAGGCCCTGATCGCCAGCGGATTCGCCGAACAGAACGCCGCTACCAACCATTACGGCCTGGGCCGCGAAGCCTTGCGCGTCGGGTTGGCGGCACTCAACAGTATGGACGTGCTGAAAGTCGCTGCCCTGCCCCTGGCTGAACTGCGCGACGACTTGAACGAAACCTGTTTCCTGGCGGTATGGGGCAATCAGGGCGCGACCGTGGTGCATATCGAACCGGCGGTGCGTGCGGTGACGGTGGTGACACAACTGGGCTCGGTGTTGCCATTGCTCAGTTCTTCGACGGGACTGGTGTTTGGCGCCTACCTGCCTGCGCGTGAAACAGTGGATCTGCGTGAACAGGAACTGAAAAACGTTGCCGCCCACGCCTTGGCGGATGATCAGGCCTACGCAACGATGAGCGAACAGATCCGCCATCGGGGTCTGCACCATGTGCATGGACTGTTGATGCCCGGAGTGGATGCCTTGTCGGCACCGGTGTTCAACGCCATGGGCAGGATCACGGCAGTGCTGACCGTGGTCGGGCCGACCTCGTTGTTCCATGCCGATGAAAACGGCCCGGCGGCGCAGCGATTATTAGCTGCGACGCAGGCCATCAGTTGGAGAATGGGCTACGAAAGTCCCTGA
- a CDS encoding DUF1329 domain-containing protein yields MRKMILQLGTVLALSLLAANVMAAVSPEEANKLGTSLTPLGAEKAGNAEGSIPAWTGGIPKNAGAVDNKGFLADPFANEKPLFVITAATVDKYKDKLSDGQIAMFKRYPETYKIPVYPSHRTVALPAEIYESAKRSALNVTPINDGNGLANFTGNRYYAFPIPKNGVEVIWNHVTRYHGGNLRRTITQATPQSNGDFTVIRFKDEVAVPSLLGDLKPGSDDNVLNYFKQEVTAPARLAGNVLLVHETLDQVKEPRKAWIYNAGQRRVRRAPQVAYDGVGTSSDGLRTTDNFDMFSGAPDRYDWKLIGKKEMYIPYNSYKLDSPDLKYTDVIKAGHINQDLTRYELHRVWEVVATVKPNERHVYAKRHMYIDEDSWQVALADHYDGRGQLWRVAEGHAQFYYDHQVPAYTVEALYDLIAGRYIALGMKNEEKRSFEFNIDAKAGDYTPAALRSTGVR; encoded by the coding sequence ATGCGCAAGATGATTCTGCAATTGGGCACCGTTCTGGCCCTGAGTCTGCTGGCCGCCAACGTGATGGCCGCGGTGTCGCCGGAAGAAGCCAACAAGCTCGGCACCAGCCTTACACCGCTTGGTGCCGAGAAGGCCGGCAATGCCGAAGGCTCGATTCCGGCCTGGACCGGCGGCATCCCGAAAAACGCGGGTGCGGTGGACAACAAAGGTTTCCTGGCCGACCCGTTCGCCAACGAAAAACCCTTGTTCGTGATCACCGCGGCGACCGTCGACAAGTACAAGGACAAGCTCTCCGACGGCCAGATTGCGATGTTCAAGCGCTATCCCGAGACCTACAAGATTCCGGTCTACCCGAGCCATCGCACCGTGGCGTTACCGGCAGAAATCTATGAGTCGGCCAAACGCAGTGCGCTGAACGTAACACCAATCAACGACGGTAACGGTCTGGCCAACTTCACCGGCAATCGCTACTACGCATTCCCGATTCCGAAGAATGGCGTGGAAGTGATCTGGAACCACGTCACTCGCTACCATGGCGGCAATCTGCGCCGCACCATCACCCAGGCGACACCGCAGTCCAATGGTGACTTCACGGTGATCCGCTTCAAGGACGAAGTCGCCGTGCCGTCGTTGCTCGGCGATCTGAAACCGGGCAGCGACGATAACGTCCTCAACTACTTCAAGCAGGAAGTGACCGCGCCGGCGCGGCTGGCGGGCAACGTGTTGCTGGTCCACGAGACCCTCGATCAGGTCAAGGAGCCGCGCAAGGCCTGGATCTACAACGCTGGCCAGCGCCGGGTACGGCGTGCGCCGCAGGTTGCATATGACGGTGTCGGCACCTCATCCGACGGCCTGCGCACCACCGACAATTTCGACATGTTTTCCGGCGCGCCGGATCGCTACGACTGGAAACTGATCGGCAAGAAGGAGATGTACATCCCCTACAACAGCTACAAGCTCGACTCGCCCGACCTCAAGTACACCGATGTGATCAAGGCCGGGCACATCAATCAGGACCTGACCCGCTACGAGCTGCACCGGGTCTGGGAAGTCGTCGCCACGGTCAAGCCGAACGAGCGGCATGTGTATGCCAAGCGCCACATGTACATCGATGAAGACAGCTGGCAAGTGGCGCTGGCCGACCACTACGACGGGCGTGGCCAACTCTGGCGCGTCGCCGAAGGGCATGCCCAGTTCTACTACGATCACCAGGTGCCGGCCTACACCGTCGAAGCACTGTATGACCTGATCGCCGGTCGCTATATCGCCCTGGGAATGAAGAACGAAGAGAAGCGCAGCTTCGAATTCAACATCGATGCAAAAGCGGGGGACTACACGCCGGCAGCCTTGCGTAGCACGGGGGTTAGGTAG